In Nerophis lumbriciformis linkage group LG12, RoL_Nlum_v2.1, whole genome shotgun sequence, a single genomic region encodes these proteins:
- the tcn2 gene encoding transcobalamin-2, producing MYHLAFLSGLLAFASCLPCDTSGSNRELLLSLNKDLLRSLEGQDELPNPSVHLALRLSDTHNLPKEEQHLNRLKNSLHNNIQSLLSDSHPVVGSLALYTLALKSSCYDLNTITFTVGDKIETLLTHLKKELEQEKEYISFSQRPLTNYYQYSLGVLALCVSGIRVNNHVANKLIKAVELEHFTHGDIESIDTYAMAAMALQCVKNAGSYVHNTAELEAALMKIQQKLLASRRPDGHMGNEFSTGLAVQALLAMGSLVSECAASMEALRRDARGNTYHNPMAISQLLPALLQKSYLAVQSKDCLNEDNTLVLEPIDPVEVLPSDTKVAVMLEVVPTSGTSSVYHLDVPKGSSLLEALQLLKGKNVGFTFEKESSLWGPFLSVVNGERARQSDRRYWHLSSDGTALTEGIGDFKIEMAQKVTIKNTSY from the exons ATACTTCTGGATCAAACCGTGAGCTGCTGCTTTCTTTGAATAAAGATCTTCTTCGATCCCTAGAGGGACAGGACGAGCTCCCTAATCCCAGTGTCCACCTGGCGTTACGACTGTCAGATACCCACAACCTTCCAAAAGAGGAGCAACACTTGAATAGACTGAAAAATAGTTTACACAACAACATTCAAAG CCTTCTCTCCGACAGCCACCCTGTGGTTGGGAGCTTGGCGTTATACACTCTGGCCTTGAAATCCTCGTGCTATGACCTCAACACAATCACCTTCACCGTCGGTGACAAGATTGAGACGCTGCTGACGCACCTCAAGAAGGAGCTGGAACAAGAGAAAGAATACATTTCAT TCAGCCAACGCCCTTTGACCAACTATTACCAGTACTCACTGGGAGTGCTCGCGCTGTGCGTGAGCGGCATCAGGGTCAACAACCACGTCGCCAACAAACTCATCAAGGCAGTGGAACTTGAACACTTCACACATGGAGACATCGAGAGCATCG ATACTTACGCAATGGCGGCAATGGCCCTGCAATGCGTGAAGAATGCTGGTTCCTATGTGCACAATACTGCCGAGCTTGAGGCGGCCCTGATGAAGATCCAGCAAAAGCTTTTGGCATCACGAAGGCCCGATGGTCACATGGGCAATGAGTTCAGCACAGGCCTTGCCGTACAA GCTTTACTGGCCATGGGCAGCCTGGTGTCCGAGTGCGCTGCTTCAATGGAGGCCCTGAGGAGGGATGCTCGAGGCAACACGTACCACAACCCTATGGCCATATCTCAGCTCCTGCCCGCTCTCCTGCAGAAATCCTACTTGGCAGTTCAGAGCAAGGACTGCCTCAATGAAGACA acactctGGTTCTTGAGCCCATCGACCCCGTGGAGGTTCTTCCCAGTGACACCAAAGTGGCAGTGATGTTGGAAGTGGTGCCAACCAGCGGGACATCTTCTGTTTACCACCTGGATGTGCCAAAGGGAAGCTCTCTGTTAGAGGCCCTCCAACTCCTCAAGGGGAAAAATGTTGGCTTCAC GTTTGAGAAGGAATCGAGCTTGTGGGGACCCTTTTTAAGTGTGGTGAATGGGGAGCGGGCCAGGCAGAGCGATCGTAGATACTGGCACCTCTCATCTGATGGCACTGCTCTCACTGAAG GTATCGGTGATTTCAAAATTGAAATGGCTCAAAAGGTCACTATCAAAAACACAAGCTATTGA